The Methylobacterium durans nucleotide sequence ATACCAATCGGTGGTGATCATAACTGATAGGCCCAGTCACGCAGGCCGATGGACATGATCTTCCAAGGCTGGTCGATGAACCGGTTCCAGACCTGACAGCACTGCTCGACGATGTCCTCGTAGGACGAGAAGACGCGGTCGCCGAGCCAGTTGTCGCGCAGGAACTGCCAGACATTCTCGACCGGGTTGAGTTCCGGGGCGCAGGCTGGCAGCGGCAGCAGGGTGATGTTGGCGGGCACGACGAGGTCGTGGGCGACGTGCCAGCCCGCCCCATCGAGGATCAGCACGGCGTGGGCGCCTTCCTCGACGCTGCAGCTGATCTCCCTGAGGTGCTCGTTCATCGCCGCGGTATCGCATCTCGGCATGATGAGGCCGGCACCCTTGCCCTTCTCGGGACAGATCGCTCCGAAGATGTAGGCGTGGGCCGTGCGTTGGTCCTTGGGCGCCGAGGGCCGGCTGCCGCGGCGCGCCCAGCGGCGGGGCAGCGTGTTCTTCTGGCCGACCCGAGCCTCGTCTGACCACCACACCTCGATGGCCGCGCCAGCCGGCAGCCGGGTTCGGATCGCCCTCACCTCGGCGGGCAAGTTTTTTTGAAGGCTGCCAGTGCGGCCGGGTCCTGCTCATGATGGCGCGGGCGTGCCGACAGCTTGCGGAAGCCGAGTTGTTTCACCGTGCGGCCCACCGTGCTCTCGTCCAGGCTCACGCCGAAGCTGGCGTAGATCCAGGCGGCGAGATCCTTCAGCCGCCAGCGCACCACGCCGTGTCGATCCGGGTCCGGCCCGCTCTCGACGATCTGCGCCAGCGCTTGACGCTGCGCATCGCTCAACTTGGCTGGGTTGCCCGGGGCCTTGCGGTTGATCAGCCCGGCCGGGCCAGCTGCGTTGAAGGCGAGCACCCAATCGCGCACCGTCTGCAACCCTACCACCCCGATCCGAGCCGCATCCGTGCGGCTGCCGCCCTCGTAGATCTCGGCCAGCGCCAGCAGCCGGCGGCTCTGGCCCGCGTCTCGGCTGGCCTTGGCCAGACGTCGAAGATCGTCGGCGTTGAAATCCTCACGCAGAGCAACCGCAGCGGACATGGCAAACCCTCCCGGTTTGCCTCATCGAACCAGATCCGCCGCCGATACGAAACCTCGTGAGTCGCTATCACCGTCGACCGGTATGAGTCGCCGGCGTCCACGATCTGGACCTCGTTCGCCGCCAGGTACGTCACCTCGTCCTCGAAGTCGAAGACACCTTCGGGCCCGAAGCTGTGGAACATGGAGGCCTCCCGGATTGCGCGAGGGCCGAAGCGCGCGCCTACACGGTAGCTCGACGCCGTATCGATCGGCACGCCCAGGACGGCGACGTCGGCGCCATCGAGCAGATCCCAATCCGTGCAGGCCGGCTGACGTGCAAACGTCGTCAATCCCACGAACGGCAGATCCATTCGATCGGGGGTGTTCCGTCTCTTTGCCTTGTCGCTCATCTAAACGCCCGCGTGTACGAGCCTCGTGAAGAAGTCGGGGTCGATGACAAACCTGCCCCGTCTGGCGTCGATGATAGCCGTGAGCTTCGCAGAAAGGACGTTGTCCAGCGATTCAGGGGGCTGGCGACACATTGTGGTTGAGCCGGAACATGTTGGTTGGATCATAGGCCTTCTTGATGGACGCCAAGCGCCCGTAGCGCTCCGGGCCGTAGATCGCCGCGGCGTCCGCCGCCTCTTCCGGCGCGAGGTTGTTCACGAACCGCCGATCGGCCTCCCAAGGCTTCATGCCGTCCAGCAGATCGGCGACCGACTTCTTGAGTTGCTGCTCCTGCGACAGCGGACCGGCCGAGACGCCAAGCAGGCTGTACGGCAGGCCCCCTGGTCGCGACGGCGTTGGGCGCCGCCGGCTCCCGGTCCCACGCCCCGCCCAGGGCCCGCAACTCGGCGAGCACAAGGTCGGTGTCGGCATCCGGACCCACAAGTTCGATCAGCTTGTCCTGCGCCTGCGCGGGGAACTCCCACAGCATGATGCCCCGTTCGTAGTAGGGCACCGGGTCGGTCGGCTCGTTGTGGATCGACGCGACCTCGGCGTAGGGCATGTCCCGCACCGTGTCCAAGACTGCCGGAGCGACCGCCCGCAGCGGCTCCACCATCCGCTCGCCGTCCGCGGTCGTGCCGTTGTAGGCGATCCGCACCGACACCAGAAATTGTCCGCGCAGCGGCTCGGGCACTTCGGGAATCGCTGGCATCCGCATCACGGCGATCGAGGTCGCCATGGTCTCCGGGGTGCCTGGGTGCCACGCGGCCCAGGCCCTCAGCACGTCGGCCGTCCGTTCGCCCGGAAAGTAGATGCCGCCGCCGTAGAGGCGGAACACCGGAAACAGGTCGAATTCCAGAGCCGTGACCACCGCGAAGTTGCCCTTGCCGCCGCGCAGCGCCCAGAACAGGTCGGGTTCGGATTCCGCATCGACGTGCCGCAGTGCGCCGTCCGCTGTTACCACGTCGAGGGAGCGCACGTGGTCGGCGGCGTAGCCGTGGGACCGGCCGAGGGTCGGGCTGAGACCACCGCCCAGGGTGTAGCCGACGACGCCCACGGTCGGGTTCGACCCGTTCAGCGGGGCCAGCCCAGCCTCGGCGGCCTTCTCGACGACCTCGGACCATATCGCTCCGGCGCCGACCCGAGCCGTGCAGCCGACCGCATCAATGACCACGTCGTTCATCCGGCGGGTTGCGATCACGACGGCACCGCGCGCCTGACCGACCATCTGGTGGCCGGTGGTCTTCACCAGGACCGGCCGGTGCTGCCCCGCAGCGAAAGCGACGGCAGCCTGCGCATCGGCCGCGCTCTCCGGCACCACGATCACCGCGGGCACCAGCTCGTGGTTCAGGTTCCAGACGGCGCGCTCGTCGTCGTATCCCGCCTCGCCCGGCAGAAGGACCGAACCCGCGACCGAGGCCACGAGGGGCGCGATATCCGCCGGCGATAGCGGCGGCAGGAACGAGTCTTTGAAAGTCATGACATGCATCCAAGGAACGGAAGGAGTGTTCTCGAAGCCGGACGGGATGGTCGGTACCGGCAGGTGGCGGTTCGGTTCGGTCGGCGGCGCGATGTCTGGTCCGCGGAGAGGCTCGAACGACGGCGTGGATGGTGCTCAGCCGCCCGACTGGAACATCGCCTGGAAGACGTCGCGATGCCCGGCAAGCAGAATGGGCGCCCTCGGCAGGAACTTGCGTTCGGTGTGCTCGAAACCCGAGTAAGCCAGCAGATCTTCCGTGCGCGGCACTCCGACGAACAGCCTCATCATGATTCGCGTCTCGTTGACGGCCATCAGGAGCATGTCGCGAGGGTAGTGCAGCAGCTGCCAGTGAGCTTCGAATGCGCTCAGATATTCGAGCCATTCGTCGTTGGAGATCAGACGTGTTGTCCAGAACATGGGAAGTACTCGTAGAGACCGGAACTTAAAAGTGTCTATGACGGAGGAGGCGCTCAGCCTTTGCGGAGCGCAGATCGGCTGCCTTGCCGACCGTGATCCTCGCCGAGAGCGTCGCCCTCCCCCCCGCCTGCGCTCGTCCGCCAGCAGCGGCAGGAGTGCGGACACCGCGAACCCCGCCGCCACCCAGCCGAGATGCTCTGAGACGCCGTCGGCGACGATCAGCGCGCCCGCTGCCGCGCCCGTCGCGCTGCCGAGGTAGATGGCCGAGGAGTTCAGCGACAGGCTCACGGGTGCCAGGGCCGGAGCTAGCGCGACCAGCCGTGCCTGCTGCGCCGTCATGAGGCCCCAACTCGCCAGTCCCCAGAGCAGGATGGCCGGCAGCAGGACCGGCATGGCCGAGGTCGACCCAAGTCCCGGACCGAGCGACAGGGCGAGATAGGCCAGCAGGGCGAGACATCCGCCGACGATCACGGTCGGGCGTGCGCCCCAGCGGTCGGCCGCGTCGCCCCCGAGCCGTGTGCCGACCGCGCTCGCCAGCCCGAAGCCGAGCAGCACCAAAGCCAGCTCCTGCGGACCGACGCCGGCCACATCGGCCAGGAAGACGCCGAGATAGGTGTAGATCGTGAAGGTGCCTGCCACGGTCAGCACGCTGGTCGCCAGCACCACGAGCACGTCGCGCCGCTTGGCCAGCGCCAGACGCTCGCCCAAGCTGGCCGTGGTGCCTGCCGGCTGGCGCGGTAGCCCAGCGAGTATGCCGAGCAGCGAGAGCGCCGCCAGACCGGCCACCCCGAGGAAGGTGGCGCGCCAGCCGAAGCCTTCTCCCACCAGCACCCCGAGCGGCACGCCGGCGACGATTGCCAAGGTGAGGCCGTTGGTGACCATGGACAGGGCGCGACCACGCCGTTCCGGGCCTCCCAGCGCGGCGGCATAGCCGCTGGCCGCCGGCATGAAGCTGGCGGCGGAAAGAGCCAGCATCAGCCGCGCGGCCAGCAACGCGGCATAGTCCGGCGCCAGCGCGGCGAGCAGATTGGCAAGAGTGAAGCCGGCCATGGCGATGGCCAGCAGGCGGCGCCGTTCCAGCCCAGCCGTCAGCACCGCCATGATCGGAGCGCCGACCGCGTAGGCGAGGGAGAAGGCGGTGACCAAGTGACCGGCGGGAGCCAAGCCGACGCCCAAGTCGCGCGCCAGGGCGGGAAGCAGACCCGCGATCATGAAGCCCTCGGTGCCGATGGCGAAGGCGCCGAGGGTCAGCCAGATCAGGGAAGTTGGCGTTCCGAACATGGTGACCACGCAGAAGATCAGGATTGCCTCCGCTGGTAGGCGGAGGAGTTCTGATGGCTAGGCGAATATCCGAAGTGTGGTTCGGCCAGCTTTCGTCAGCTCGACAGTTTCCTAAAGCTCAGCTCGCCCACGGAGCAGCGCGAATGCGTGCGCACACGTTCGGCCTGCAGATGGAGTGGCCGGAGTGTTCTATGTATTCGAAGTTGACCGTCCCGAACGTCGTCTGCGGCTTCTTCAAGGCCGAACGAAGCTGCTCCTGAACGAAGTCGTTCTTGAAGTCGCCCCGAGGAAACGCGGAAACGGTCTGATCGCGCTGTTCCGAAGTGTAGGCGTCGTATCCGATACCGAGCACGTCCATCACGACGCCCGCTTTCGTGAGGGCAATCTCCGGCCGCATGTATTCGGGTACTCCGGGCGTCGTGTGCAGTGCGATCGCTTCCCAGACCAGATTCGCCTCAGGCTCGGGAATGCCGTGGCTCCTGAGAAACTCGCGCGCGGCATCGGCGCCATCGACTTCGAACCGCTTCGTGTCGGTGTGGTAGGCGTCGACGAGGCCCATGTCGTGGAACAGGGACGCGACATAGAGCAGTTCGCGGTCGAACTTCAGACCTTCGCGAACGCCCTTCATCGCGCCGAAGACGTAGACCCGCACGGAGTGGTTGAACAACAGCTCGGATTCATGCTGCCGCACCAGTTCGGCGGCTTCGCGTGCGATCTTGCTGTCGGGGATCCTGATGCCGGAAATCTCGCTGACCATTGTCGAACTCCCATTTCCATGTTCGCGATCTCACCATTGCGACACTGAATTCATTCCTCTGTTCGTAACGCCTCCCGGCACATCCATGCGGGTTGGCGTCGTTCTCAGGCGGTCCGCCGCAATCCCGCTCAGTCCCCGACGATCACCGAGACGGTCTCGTCCGGCATCGACAGCATGGGTTGATGGTGCGTGTTCAGGATCGCCGTCCGGATGGCGGGGTTTGCCTGCATCTCCGGGAGACGCCTCATGAAGAGCATCGGATGTGTCTGCGAGCAGACCACGTAGGCGAGCGGGATGTCGGGGCGTGTCTTCAGCGCCTTGACCGGCTGGAAGAAGGTCTGCCAGGGCTGGGAGACGAGCCGCGGCTCGACGAAGGCGATGGTCTTCGGATCCGTGATGCCGGAAGCCGCCACGGGCATCGGCGGGATCGGCAGGTCGTTCACGCGCGCGGCTTCATAGCTCGGGCGGATCTCCGGGAGTGCGTAGTCGACCAGCGCCTGCCCGTCCTCCGGGAAAAAGGCATCCAGGTAGACGATGTCGCGGATCCGCTCGGGGATGCGGGCCAGGACGCCGGTGACGACCATGCCGGCGTAGCTCCAGCCCACGAGGGTGACGTCGCGCAGATCCTCCATCTCGATGTGCGCGACGACGTCCTCGACGTGGGTCTCCAGATCGACGCGGCCGCGCTCGAGATGCCGGCGCTCGCCGAGGCCGGTCAGGGTCGGTGCGCTCGCCAGATGACCCAGCCCGCGCAGTCTGGCGAGGACGTCCTGCCAGACCCAGGCGCCGTACCAGGCACCGTGAACGAGAACGAAACTGCGTCGATGGGCCATCGTGAACTCCGGATCTGCTGCGAGCTGCGAGGAGTACGGACGGGCAGTTCTAGCGTTGGCCCTCATCGGCCGGATGAACGGCCATACGTCCTGCGCGTCTCGGTTCCTGTAGAAAATCTCTGTATCGCGCCTGATCACGCTGGCGCGCATCGCCAGTCACTCCAGGAAACTGGAGGGCAGTGACCGTCCTCGTATCGAACTGTTCAAGGACTCGCCGGAAGTCTGGCGACCACTACAGGGATGATATTGGAGTTGTGGCTTGCCGCACGCAACGAAGCGGACCGTTCGATCTCCGCCATCCGACCCGGCTTTCCCGCCATGCAGCCGCAGCTCCGGAGGTGCGAGGCGGTGCAGGCGCGGTGGCGTCCGGGCAAGGGCACGGCTTGCACTTGGCTGACCAGAACACGGCTACGACCTTCAAAGGCGCTCCAAGCGCATGGTCGTTGGCCGCAATCCGACGGCCAGGAACCGCTCGATCATCGCGTTGACCTGATCAGCCACCTCGATGGTGTTGAAGTGACCGGCCAGGAGGGTCTTGGCGGTTACCATCTGCGGACAGAAGCGCTTCAGCCGCGGTTACGTCCGTCAATGAGGTGGACTTTCGGGGTGGAATTGGAGCCGCCATCGGTCAGGCAGCCTGTGGTGGAAGTGTCGTGACGCTCTCCTCGATCAACGCCGGAGCAAACCCGGCCATGCCCTCGATCTGCATATAGCGGTGCTGAAGCTGCCACTCGTCGTTGGCCTCCAGAAGCACCGCACCGATCAGGCGTTGGATCGAGTCCGTGTTGGGGAAGATGCCGACCACATCGGCGCGCCGCTTGATCTCCTTGTTGAGGCGTTCCAGCGGGTTCGTGCTGTGAAGCTTGGCCCGATGCTGGAGCGGGAAAGTCAGGTAGGCCAGCACGTCCTCGCACGTGGCCTCGATGAAGACCTTCAGCTTCGGCCAGCGGTTGTGCAGTTGCTCGCCCAGGTGCTGAAGGGCGGCCCGGGCGGCGTCCTGATCGGGCTGCTGGAAGGCGTGGCGCAGGCCGGCAGCCACCATGGTCTGCTGGGTCCGCGGCACGTAGGCCAGCGCGTTCCGGGTCCAGTGAACGCGGCAGCGTTGCCAGGTCGCCTTCAGCACCCGGCGGATGGCCGCCTTGAGCCCCTCGTGGGCATCCGAGATGACGAGCTGCACGCCCGAGAGCCCGCGCTTGACCAAGCTCCGCAGGAAGTCGGTCCAGAACACCTCGGCCTCACTGGGGCCGATGTGCAGGCCGACGATCTCGCGCCGGCCTTCGGTGTCCACCGCGACGGCGACTATGGCAGCGACAGAGACGATGCGACCGCCCTCGCGCACCTTCAGGTAGGTGGCATCGAGCCAGAGATAGGGCCACGCACCCGAGAGAGGGCGCGTCAGGAAGGCGTTCACGCGCTCGTCGATCTCCTTGCACAGCTTCGACACGGAGGACTTGGAGATGCCCGACAGACCCATGGCCTGCACCAAGTCGTCCACGCGCCGGGTCGAGACGCCGGCGATCCACGCCTCCTGGATCACGGCGACCAGCGCCTTCTCGACCGTGCGGCGCGGCTCCAGGAAGCCGGGGAAATAGCTGCCGGTCCGCAGCTTGGGGATCTTGAGGTTGAGTGAGCCGAGCCGTGTGTCGAGGCTGCGCTCGCGATAGCCGTTGCGGTAGGTGCTGCGTTCGCCTGTGCGCTCGTAGCGGCCCGCGCCGATCAGGCCCTCCACGTCGGCCTCCATCAGGATCTGCAGGACCGTCTCGGCCAACGAGCGCAGGAAGTTGCCGTCGTCAGCCTTCTGCAGCGCCTCGATCAGTGCCACTCTGTCGTCGGTCATCGGGTGCTCCCGGCTCAGGTTGAAGTCCGCAAACTCCACCTTAGCCGCCGGCCCCGATGGCCACCCCAATCCCCACCGAAACGGTCCCGGAAATTACACCTCGTCCGTGGACGCTACCTTCAGCCGCTCCAGGTCGCGTCCCGCCTCGATGGCGGAAACATCGGCCGAAATGTAGGCCATCGGTATCTTGCAGGCAGTCGCGACCGGAGTCGGATCGTGCTCCAGAATGAAGTTCCGGATCGCGGAATAGGCCACGTGCTGCGGCGTCTGGAGGCAAGGACCGAGGATGTAGGTCTCGAAGATCTCCCGGCGCCTTTTCGGGTCGTCGAAGTCGCAGCCGATCTCCCAGGCGTGGGCCTGAGACATCGCGGAGTAGTTTGGACCGCCGATGTCCTGCAGGAGTTTCCGGGCATCGGCCTGATCGCGCATGGCGGTAGGCGCCATCACCATCGAGTCGATCATCACGAGGCCGGCAGCGAGATCCGGGTGGCGGCCGCAGAGTTCGAGTGCGACGGCGCCCCCGAAGCTGTGTCCGATGACGACCGGCTTCTCCAATCCGACCGTCTGGCATTGCCAGGCGACATCGTCGGCAAAGCCCGCCATCGTGTACTCCTGCTCGGGCGCGTCGCTGGCGCCGTGGCCCCGCAGATTGACGGCGACGACCCGCCTCTCGCGCGAGAAGTGGGCGATCTGGGGTGTGAAGATCCCATGGTCTCCCGTCCAGCCGTTGATCAGCAGCAGGGGCGCGAGTTCGGGTGTCAGAGGCCCCGCCTCGAAATGCGCGAGGCGTACGCCGTCGCGGAGCGTGAACGACGGTTCGGCTCGTAGCTTGGCGAAAGTCATCGGGTCTCTCTTTCCACACTTGGATCGGTCGATCGAAGCGGTGCCGTCAGAGCGCCTCGTTCGCCCAAGTGGCTCAGGCCCGAGTAGATGCCGGCGGCGGCGAGGCTGAACCCGAGCATCACCCCGGCCATCGACAAGGCCGTCCGTCCGTCGAAGAGCCGGGCCACGAGGTCGCTCGAGACCGCGGCCATAGCCGTCTGGAGGAGGATCGCCACGGCACTGGCCGAGCCAGCGGCCTCGGGCATGGGCTGCAGCGCTGCGTGCACCGCGTTCGGCGAGATCAGTCCGAAGGACAGCGCCACTCCGACCATGGCGGCAACCACTGGAACAGGCGAGGACGACCTGGCCAGCGCCGAGATGAACAGGATCGCTGCGACGAACGTCGCGACGGCAAGCCCCAAGACGATTGTCCGGCCGGCGGAGACGCCGAGCCGGCCGAGATGCCTGTTGAGGTAGGCTCCGCCCATCACGGACAGGGAGCTCGCGCCGAAGATCAGGCCGTACCGC carries:
- a CDS encoding IS630 family transposase (programmed frameshift); this encodes MAKASRDAGQSRRLLALAEIYEGGSRTDAARIGVVGLQTVRDWVLAFNAAGPAGLINRKAPGNPAKLSDAQRQALAQIVESGPDPDRHGVVRWRLKDLAAWIYASFGVSLDESTVGRTVKQLGFRKLSARPRHHEQDPAALAAFKKTCPPKVRAIRTRLPAGAAIEVWWSDEARVGQKNTLPRRWARRGSRPSAPKDQRTAHAYIFGAICPEKGKGAGLIMPRCDTAAMNEHLREISCSVEEGAHAVLILDGAGWHVAHDLVVPANITLLPLPACAPELNPVENVWQFLRDNWLGDRVFSSYEDIVEQCCQVWNRFIDQPWKIMSIGLRDWAYQL
- a CDS encoding arginase family protein, with product MSDKAKRRNTPDRMDLPFVGLTTFARQPACTDWDLLDGADVAVLGVPIDTASSYRVGARFGPRAIREASMFHSFGPEGVFDFEDEVTYLAANEVQIVDAGDSYRSTVIATHEVSYRRRIWFDEANREGLPCPLRLLCVRISTPTIFDVWPRPAETRARAAGCWRWPRSTRAAAARMRLGSGW
- a CDS encoding BBE domain-containing protein, with the protein product MPTPTLCSPSCGPWAGRGTGSRRRPTPSRPGGLPYSLLGVSAGPLSQEQQLKKSVADLLDGMKPWEADRRFVNNLAPEEAADAAAIYGPERYGRLASIKKAYDPTNMFRLNHNVSPAP
- a CDS encoding MFS transporter produces the protein MFGTPTSLIWLTLGAFAIGTEGFMIAGLLPALARDLGVGLAPAGHLVTAFSLAYAVGAPIMAVLTAGLERRRLLAIAMAGFTLANLLAALAPDYAALLAARLMLALSAASFMPAASGYAAALGGPERRGRALSMVTNGLTLAIVAGVPLGVLVGEGFGWRATFLGVAGLAALSLLGILAGLPRQPAGTTASLGERLALAKRRDVLVVLATSVLTVAGTFTIYTYLGVFLADVAGVGPQELALVLLGFGLASAVGTRLGGDAADRWGARPTVIVGGCLALLAYLALSLGPGLGSTSAMPVLLPAILLWGLASWGLMTAQQARLVALAPALAPVSLSLNSSAIYLGSATGAAAGALIVADGVSEHLGWVAAGFAVSALLPLLADERRRGGGRRSRRGSRSARQPICAPQRLSASSVIDTFKFRSLRVLPMFWTTRLISNDEWLEYLSAFEAHWQLLHYPRDMLLMAVNETRIMMRLFVGVPRTEDLLAYSGFEHTERKFLPRAPILLAGHRDVFQAMFQSGG
- a CDS encoding HD domain-containing protein, translating into MVSEISGIRIPDSKIAREAAELVRQHESELLFNHSVRVYVFGAMKGVREGLKFDRELLYVASLFHDMGLVDAYHTDTKRFEVDGADAAREFLRSHGIPEPEANLVWEAIALHTTPGVPEYMRPEIALTKAGVVMDVLGIGYDAYTSEQRDQTVSAFPRGDFKNDFVQEQLRSALKKPQTTFGTVNFEYIEHSGHSICRPNVCARIRAAPWAS
- a CDS encoding alpha/beta fold hydrolase, translated to MAHRRSFVLVHGAWYGAWVWQDVLARLRGLGHLASAPTLTGLGERRHLERGRVDLETHVEDVVAHIEMEDLRDVTLVGWSYAGMVVTGVLARIPERIRDIVYLDAFFPEDGQALVDYALPEIRPSYEAARVNDLPIPPMPVAASGITDPKTIAFVEPRLVSQPWQTFFQPVKALKTRPDIPLAYVVCSQTHPMLFMRRLPEMQANPAIRTAILNTHHQPMLSMPDETVSVIVGD
- a CDS encoding IS256 family transposase, giving the protein MTDDRVALIEALQKADDGNFLRSLAETVLQILMEADVEGLIGAGRYERTGERSTYRNGYRERSLDTRLGSLNLKIPKLRTGSYFPGFLEPRRTVEKALVAVIQEAWIAGVSTRRVDDLVQAMGLSGISKSSVSKLCKEIDERVNAFLTRPLSGAWPYLWLDATYLKVREGGRIVSVAAIVAVAVDTEGRREIVGLHIGPSEAEVFWTDFLRSLVKRGLSGVQLVISDAHEGLKAAIRRVLKATWQRCRVHWTRNALAYVPRTQQTMVAAGLRHAFQQPDQDAARAALQHLGEQLHNRWPKLKVFIEATCEDVLAYLTFPLQHRAKLHSTNPLERLNKEIKRRADVVGIFPNTDSIQRLIGAVLLEANDEWQLQHRYMQIEGMAGFAPALIEESVTTLPPQAA
- a CDS encoding alpha/beta fold hydrolase — encoded protein: MTFAKLRAEPSFTLRDGVRLAHFEAGPLTPELAPLLLINGWTGDHGIFTPQIAHFSRERRVVAVNLRGHGASDAPEQEYTMAGFADDVAWQCQTVGLEKPVVIGHSFGGAVALELCGRHPDLAAGLVMIDSMVMAPTAMRDQADARKLLQDIGGPNYSAMSQAHAWEIGCDFDDPKRRREIFETYILGPCLQTPQHVAYSAIRNFILEHDPTPVATACKIPMAYISADVSAIEAGRDLERLKVASTDEV